One segment of Variovorax paradoxus DNA contains the following:
- a CDS encoding PrsW family intramembrane metalloprotease — protein MNQPIFEKDASPWPVGTDSFFQPRRAAFWVLAALIVNGLFYTLHLFFMGVRVVPVTALLGLVVWGVYTLVFVQVFRTLDLLEQHPPEAFVLAFAWGGMGAVYFSAPANIAIQSLCAKLVSPEFVAVWGPAVAGPITEEFLKLAGVVLLVLVARNQFQTYLSVLIVGAMTGLGFQVTENLVHTVNASMHFPLENQVAPVFINLLTRGLLSGLWSHAAYTTIASFGIAWFLLHPEKRLPARIGVAFLCFALAWAMHFVWNSPFLEDLFDGGYGEMAVLLMVKGIPVLIAAGLFWRMAARENGTYLHALAAYFVPERELIQDDEWVRLGAPMQRYKVRREIGWTFGWRARRLKTRLQREQLRLIRKAGTYGRGAQTLRHEVAVRRLRAQLEPLIAVQP, from the coding sequence ATGAACCAGCCGATCTTCGAGAAGGATGCGTCGCCCTGGCCGGTCGGCACCGATTCGTTCTTCCAGCCGCGCCGCGCGGCGTTCTGGGTGCTGGCGGCACTGATCGTCAACGGCCTGTTCTACACGCTGCACCTGTTCTTCATGGGCGTGCGCGTGGTGCCCGTCACCGCGCTGCTGGGGCTGGTGGTGTGGGGCGTCTACACGCTGGTGTTCGTGCAGGTGTTCCGCACGCTCGACCTGCTCGAACAGCACCCGCCCGAGGCCTTCGTGCTGGCCTTCGCATGGGGCGGCATGGGCGCGGTGTATTTCTCGGCGCCGGCCAACATCGCCATCCAGAGCCTGTGCGCCAAGCTGGTGTCGCCCGAGTTCGTGGCGGTGTGGGGGCCGGCGGTGGCGGGGCCGATCACCGAGGAATTCCTGAAGCTCGCGGGCGTGGTCCTGCTGGTGCTGGTGGCGCGCAACCAGTTCCAGACCTACCTGTCGGTGCTGATCGTCGGCGCCATGACTGGACTGGGCTTCCAGGTGACCGAGAACCTCGTCCACACGGTCAACGCGTCGATGCACTTCCCGCTCGAGAACCAGGTGGCGCCGGTGTTCATCAACCTGCTGACGCGCGGCCTGCTGAGCGGGCTCTGGAGCCATGCCGCCTACACCACGATCGCATCCTTCGGCATCGCCTGGTTCCTGCTGCATCCCGAGAAGCGGCTGCCGGCGCGCATCGGCGTGGCCTTCCTGTGCTTCGCGCTGGCGTGGGCGATGCACTTCGTGTGGAACTCGCCATTCCTGGAAGACCTGTTCGACGGCGGGTACGGCGAGATGGCGGTGCTGCTGATGGTGAAGGGCATTCCGGTGCTGATCGCGGCCGGCCTCTTCTGGCGCATGGCCGCGCGCGAAAACGGCACCTACCTGCATGCGCTGGCCGCCTACTTCGTGCCCGAGCGCGAACTGATCCAGGACGACGAATGGGTGCGCCTTGGCGCGCCGATGCAGCGCTACAAGGTGCGCCGCGAGATCGGCTGGACCTTCGGCTGGCGCGCGCGCCGGCTGAAGACGCGGCTGCAGCGCGAGCAGCTGCGGCTCATCCGCAAGGCCGGCACCTACGGGCGCGGTGCCCAGACGCTGCGCCACGAGGTGGCGGTGCGGCGGCTGCGCGCGCAGCTCGAACCGCTGATCGCCGTGCAGCCCTGA